A stretch of Ignavibacteria bacterium DNA encodes these proteins:
- a CDS encoding Rrf2 family transcriptional regulator, whose amino-acid sequence MMLSKSCIYGIQAAIFVTSQGKGEYVSISRIAAELNISFHFLTKVLQQLTQSGIMVSYRGPKGGVTLGRQAKTITLYDLIAAIDGTDIFTECMLGLPGCGEAEPCPAHEHWTDVRVRFAGVAKKVTLLSLGAKASELNVRLAQEFKKTSVTEKP is encoded by the coding sequence ATGATGCTTTCGAAGTCATGCATCTATGGTATCCAGGCGGCGATCTTTGTTACGTCGCAGGGGAAGGGTGAGTACGTGTCGATCAGTCGCATTGCTGCTGAATTGAACATCTCGTTCCACTTCCTCACCAAGGTGTTGCAGCAGCTTACCCAGTCAGGTATCATGGTCTCCTACAGAGGTCCAAAGGGGGGAGTCACGCTCGGCCGTCAGGCCAAGACGATCACATTGTATGACCTCATTGCCGCCATCGATGGTACGGACATCTTCACAGAGTGTATGCTCGGGCTTCCTGGGTGTGGAGAAGCAGAACCGTGTCCTGCTCATGAGCATTGGACAGATGTACGTGTGCGTTTTGCCGGCGTTGCGAAGAAGGTGACGCTGTTGAGTTTGGGAGCTAAAGCCAGCGAATTGAATGTTCGTCTGGCACAAGAGTTCAAGAAAACCTCGGTGACCGAAAAACCATGA